A region from the Triticum aestivum cultivar Chinese Spring chromosome 3D, IWGSC CS RefSeq v2.1, whole genome shotgun sequence genome encodes:
- the LOC123079089 gene encoding polynucleotide 3'-phosphatase ZDP, which yields MLAPLFSRNPSLLFLPAVVRIARGAMSASPAAKATVSVEYAKSGRSSCKGCSAAIAKGALRLGASARDPRGYDSTKWYHVACFPASSHPLGPVEEVQGFDSIKDDDREELRELEKNNKSDQTAVSPLEVPSPKKAKVSPKAEVAEKGSVSVEYAKSARSTCKACNASIAKGALRIGVSAHDPRGFDSTKWYHVACFPASSHLLGPVEEVQGFDSIKDDDREELQELEKNNKRDQTAVSPLEVPSPKKAKVLPKAEVAEKGSVSVEYAKSARSTCKACNASITKGALRIGVSAHDPRGFDSTKWYHVACFPTSSHPLGRVEKLKGFDSIKDDDREELRELEKNKKGDQAAVGPVELSSPNKGNSHISLPEVEVAEKSSPGNKTVGTAIPFSPSDIKKTYKDATLPTHWKAFDTVIFREQDDGLHASAKIAAFDFDGCLAKTSVKIIGADKWSLQHKSIPDKLQSLYNDGYKLVIFTNESNIERWKNKRQRAVDSKVGRLDNFIECVKVPIQVFIACGTGKGKGTPDDLFRKPNSGMWWLMAEHFNSGIAIDMDQSFYVGDAAGRENDHSDADIEFAKAIGLKFHVPEEFFGP from the exons ATGCTCGCACCCCTCTTCTcccgaaaccccagcctcctcttcctccccgccgTCGTCCGCATCGCCCGCGGAGCAATGTCGGCCTCGCCGGCCGCCAAGGCGACCGTCTCCGTCGAGTACGCCAAGTCCGGCCGCTCATCCTGCAAGGGCTGCAGCGCCGCCATCGCCAAGGGCGCGCTCCGCCTCGGCGCCTCCGCGCGCGACCCTCGGGGCTACGACAGCACCAAGTGGTACCACGTCGCCTGCTTCCCCGCCTCCTCGCACCCGcttggccccgtcgaggaggtccAGGGGTTCGACTCCATTAAG GATGACGATCGCGAGGAGCTGCGAGAGCTTGAGAAG AATAATAAGAGCGACCAGACTGCAGTCAGTCCATTGGAAGTACCAAGTCCGAAGAAAGCAAAGGTTTCGCCTAAAGCAGAGGTGGCAGAAAAAGGAAGTGTGTCTGTTGAATACGCCAAATCCGCCCGTTCCACCTGCAAGGCCTGCAATGCAAGCATCGCCAAGGGCGCTCTTCGCATTGGCGTCTCAGCCCATGACCCCCGTGGCTTCGACAGCACCAAGTGGTACCATGTCGCCTGCTTCCCCGCCTCCTCGCACCTGcttggccccgtcgaggaggtccAGGGGTTCGACTCCATTAAG GATGACGATCGCGAGGAGCTGCAAGAGCTCGAGAAG AATAATAAGAGAGACCAGACTGCAGTCAGTCCATTGGAAGTACCAAGTCCGAAGAAAGCAAAGGTTTTGCCTAAAGCAGAGGTGGCAGAAAAAGGAAGTGTCTCTGTTGAATACGCCAAGTCCGCCCGTTCCACCTGCAAGGCCTGCAATGCAAGCATCACCAAGGGCGCTCTTCGCATTGGCGTCTCAGCCCATGACCCCCGTGGCTTCGACAGCACCAAGTGGTACCATGTCGCCTGCTTTCCCACCTCGTCGCATCCGCTAGGCCGTGTTGAGAAGCTCAAGGGGTTTGACTCCATTAAG GATGACGATCGTGAGGAGTTACGGGAGCTAGAGAAG AATAAAAAGGGAGACCAGGCTGCAGTCGGTCCAGTGGAACTATCAAGTCCGAACAAAGGAAATTCCCATATATCTTTACCTGAAGTGGAGGTGGCTGAAAAG TCATCTCCAGGGAACAAAACAGTTGGTACAGCGATACCCTTTTCGCCTTCTGATATCAAGAAAACATACAAG GATGCTACCCTTCCCACTCATTGGAAGGCTTTTGATACCGTTATTTTCCGTGAGCAG GATGATGGCCTTCATGCTTCAGCCAAGATTGCTGCGTTTGATTTCGACGGGTGCCTCGCCAAAACCTCAGTGAAGAT CATTGGTGCAGACAAGTGGTCTTTACAGCATAAATCAATTCCTGACAAGTTGCAAAGCCTGTACAATGATGGCTACAAGTTG GTCATATTCACCAATGAGTCAAACATTGAGCGCTGGAAGAATAAGCGGCAGAGAGCTGTTGACTCAAAAGTTGGACGCCTTGACAACTTTATTGAGTGTGTTAAAGTCCCTATTCAG GTTTTCATTGCGTGTGGTACAGGGAAAGGAAAAGGCACACCGGATGATCTGTTTCGCAAACCAAATTCAGGAATGTGGTGGTTGATGGCAGAGCATTTCAATTCTGGAATTGCCATCGACATGGACCA ATCTTTCTATGTTGGTGATGCTGCTGGGAGAGAGAATGATCATAGTGACGCAGATATAGAATTCGCTAAG GCCATCGGTCTGAAGTTTCACGTTCCTGAAGAATTCTTCGGTCCCTAG